In a genomic window of Orcinus orca chromosome 12, mOrcOrc1.1, whole genome shotgun sequence:
- the COL10A1 gene encoding collagen alpha-1(X) chain isoform X2, with protein MLPQIALLLLISLNLAHGVFYTDRYQTPTGIKGPPSNTKTQIFIPYTIKNKGISVRGEEGIPGPPGPAGPRGHPGPSGPPGKPGYGSPGPQGEPGLPGPPGPSATGKPGLPGLPGKPGKRGPYGPKGDIGPAGLPGLRGPPGPPGIPGPAGISVSGKPGPQGPPGALGPRGFPGEKGAPGVPGMNGQKGETGYGAPGRPGDRGLPGPQGPMGPPGPPGVGKSGKNGFPGQPGIKGDRGFPGKRGPTGPPGPQGPPGEQGPEGTGKPGAPGAPGQPGVPGTKGHPGAPGIAGPPGAPGFGKPGLPGLKGQRGPVGLPGGPGAKGEQGPAGHPGEPGLTGPPGNMGPQGPKGIPGNQGIPGPKGEMGPVGPAGYPGAKGERGFSGLDGKPGYPGEPGLSGPKGNPGLPGPKGDPGIRGRPGLPGPEGPTGAKGVPGHNGEAGPRGAPGTPGTRGPIGPPGIPGFPGSKGDPGTPGPPGPAGIATKGLNGPTGPPGPRGYAGEPGLPGPPGPPGPPGQAVLPEGFVKAGQRPFVGANQGVTGMPVSAFTVILSKAYPTIGTPIPFDKILYNRQQHYDPRTGIFTCTIPGIYYFSYHMHVKGTHAWVGLYKNGTPVMYTYDEYIKGYLDQASGSAIIDLTENDQVWLQLPNAESNGLYSSGYVHSSFSGFLVAPM; from the exons ATGCTGCCACAAATAGCCCTTCTGCTGCTAATATCCTTGAACTTGGCCCATGGAGTATTTTATACTGACCGATACCAAACACCTACAGGCATAAAAGGCCCACCATCCAACACCAAGACACAGATCTTCATCCCTTATACCATAAAGAATAAAG GTATATCAGTAAGAGGAGAGGAAGGTATTCCTGGTCCACCAGGCCCTGCTGGACCTCGAGGGCACCCAGGTCCATctggaccaccaggaaaaccAGGCTATGGAAGTCCTGGACCCCAAGGAGAGCCAGGGTTGCCAGGACCGCCGGGACCATCAGCCACTGGGAAGCCAGGTCTGCCAGGACTCCCAGGAAAACCAGGGAAGAGAGGACCATACGGACCAAAGGGAGATATTGGACCAGCTGGTTTACCAGGACTACGGGGCCCACCAGGGCCTCCTGGAATTCCCGGCCCAGCTGGAATTTCTGTTTCAGGAAAACCTGGGCCACAGGGACCTCCAGGAGCCCTGGGACCCAGGGGCTTTCCTGGAGAAAAGGGTGCACCAGGAGTCCCTGGTATGAATGGACAGAAAGGGGAAACGGGATATGGTGCTCCTGGCCGCCCTGGTGACAGGGGCCTCCCAGGTCCTCAGGGTCCCATGGGACCACCGGGCCCCCCTGGAGTGGGGAAAAGCGGTAAAAATGGGTTTCCAGGACAGCCAGGTATCAAAGGTGATCGAGGCTTTCCAGGTAAAAGGGGGCCAACTGGCCCACCAGGCCCCCAAGGTCCTCCTGGGGAACAAGGACCAGAAGGTACTGGAAAGCCAGGAGCCCCTGGAGCCCCAGGCCAGCCAGGGGTTCCAGGGACAAAAGGTCACCCTGGGGCTCCAGGAATAGCTGGGCCCCCAGGGGCTCCTGGCTTTGGGAAACCAGGCTTGCCAGGCCTGAAAGGACAAAGGGGACCTGTAGGCCTTCCGGGGGGTCCGGGTGCCAAAGGGGAACAAGGCCCAGCAGGTCATCCCGGGGAACCAGGTCTGACTGGACCCCCTGGGAATATGGGACCCCAAGGACCAAAAGGCATTCCAGGCAACCAGGGGATCCCAGGCCCTAAAGGTGAGATGGGGCCAGTCGGGCCTGCAGGATACCCTGGGGCTAAGGGAGAAAGGGGCTTCTCTGGGTTAGATGGAAAACCCGGGTACCCAGGAGAACCGGGTCTCAGTGGTCCCAAGGGTAACCCAGGGTTGCCGGGCCCAAAAGGTGACCCTGGAATTAGAGGACGTCCTGGCCTCCCAGGCCCTGAGGGCCCAACAGGAGCTAAGGGAGTGCCTGGGCACAATGGTGAGGCTGGGCCAAGAGGTGCCCCTGGAACGCCAGGTACTAGAGGTCCCATCGGGCCACCAGGCATTCCAGGATTCCCTGGATCCAAAGGGGATCCAGGAACTCCGGGTCCTCCTGGTCCAGCTGGCATAGCAACTAAAGGTCTCAATggacccactgggccaccaggtcCAAGAGGGTACGCTGGAGAGCCTGGCCTCCCAGGGCCCCCAGGCCCCCCAGGCCCCCCAGGCCAAGCAGTCCTGCCAGAGGGCTTTGTGAAGGCAGGCCAGAGGCCTTTTGTTGGTGCCAACCAGGGAGTAACAGGAATGCCTGTGTCTGCTTTCACTGTTATTCTCTCCAAAGCTTACCCAACTATAGGTACTCCTATcccatttgataaaattttatataacagGCAACAGCATTATGACCCAAGAACTGGAATCTTTACCTGTACGATTCCAGGAATATATTACTTCTCCTACCACATGCATGTGAAAGGGACCCATGCTTGGGTGGGCCTGTATAAGAACGGCACCCCTGTAATGTACACCTATGATGAGTACATCAAAGGCTACCTAGATCAGGCTTCAGGGAGCGCCATAATCGATCTCACAGAAAACGACCAGGTGTGGCTCCAGCTGCCCAACGCAGAGTCGAATGGGCTGTACTCCTCTGGGTACGTCCACTCCTCCTTCTCAGGATTCCTAGTGGCTCCAATGTGA
- the COL10A1 gene encoding collagen alpha-1(X) chain isoform X1, with protein sequence MKVYEITVFQNPSENMLPQIALLLLISLNLAHGVFYTDRYQTPTGIKGPPSNTKTQIFIPYTIKNKGISVRGEEGIPGPPGPAGPRGHPGPSGPPGKPGYGSPGPQGEPGLPGPPGPSATGKPGLPGLPGKPGKRGPYGPKGDIGPAGLPGLRGPPGPPGIPGPAGISVSGKPGPQGPPGALGPRGFPGEKGAPGVPGMNGQKGETGYGAPGRPGDRGLPGPQGPMGPPGPPGVGKSGKNGFPGQPGIKGDRGFPGKRGPTGPPGPQGPPGEQGPEGTGKPGAPGAPGQPGVPGTKGHPGAPGIAGPPGAPGFGKPGLPGLKGQRGPVGLPGGPGAKGEQGPAGHPGEPGLTGPPGNMGPQGPKGIPGNQGIPGPKGEMGPVGPAGYPGAKGERGFSGLDGKPGYPGEPGLSGPKGNPGLPGPKGDPGIRGRPGLPGPEGPTGAKGVPGHNGEAGPRGAPGTPGTRGPIGPPGIPGFPGSKGDPGTPGPPGPAGIATKGLNGPTGPPGPRGYAGEPGLPGPPGPPGPPGQAVLPEGFVKAGQRPFVGANQGVTGMPVSAFTVILSKAYPTIGTPIPFDKILYNRQQHYDPRTGIFTCTIPGIYYFSYHMHVKGTHAWVGLYKNGTPVMYTYDEYIKGYLDQASGSAIIDLTENDQVWLQLPNAESNGLYSSGYVHSSFSGFLVAPM encoded by the exons ATGAAGGTATATGAAATTACTGTTTTTCAGAATCCATCTGAGAACATGCTGCCACAAATAGCCCTTCTGCTGCTAATATCCTTGAACTTGGCCCATGGAGTATTTTATACTGACCGATACCAAACACCTACAGGCATAAAAGGCCCACCATCCAACACCAAGACACAGATCTTCATCCCTTATACCATAAAGAATAAAG GTATATCAGTAAGAGGAGAGGAAGGTATTCCTGGTCCACCAGGCCCTGCTGGACCTCGAGGGCACCCAGGTCCATctggaccaccaggaaaaccAGGCTATGGAAGTCCTGGACCCCAAGGAGAGCCAGGGTTGCCAGGACCGCCGGGACCATCAGCCACTGGGAAGCCAGGTCTGCCAGGACTCCCAGGAAAACCAGGGAAGAGAGGACCATACGGACCAAAGGGAGATATTGGACCAGCTGGTTTACCAGGACTACGGGGCCCACCAGGGCCTCCTGGAATTCCCGGCCCAGCTGGAATTTCTGTTTCAGGAAAACCTGGGCCACAGGGACCTCCAGGAGCCCTGGGACCCAGGGGCTTTCCTGGAGAAAAGGGTGCACCAGGAGTCCCTGGTATGAATGGACAGAAAGGGGAAACGGGATATGGTGCTCCTGGCCGCCCTGGTGACAGGGGCCTCCCAGGTCCTCAGGGTCCCATGGGACCACCGGGCCCCCCTGGAGTGGGGAAAAGCGGTAAAAATGGGTTTCCAGGACAGCCAGGTATCAAAGGTGATCGAGGCTTTCCAGGTAAAAGGGGGCCAACTGGCCCACCAGGCCCCCAAGGTCCTCCTGGGGAACAAGGACCAGAAGGTACTGGAAAGCCAGGAGCCCCTGGAGCCCCAGGCCAGCCAGGGGTTCCAGGGACAAAAGGTCACCCTGGGGCTCCAGGAATAGCTGGGCCCCCAGGGGCTCCTGGCTTTGGGAAACCAGGCTTGCCAGGCCTGAAAGGACAAAGGGGACCTGTAGGCCTTCCGGGGGGTCCGGGTGCCAAAGGGGAACAAGGCCCAGCAGGTCATCCCGGGGAACCAGGTCTGACTGGACCCCCTGGGAATATGGGACCCCAAGGACCAAAAGGCATTCCAGGCAACCAGGGGATCCCAGGCCCTAAAGGTGAGATGGGGCCAGTCGGGCCTGCAGGATACCCTGGGGCTAAGGGAGAAAGGGGCTTCTCTGGGTTAGATGGAAAACCCGGGTACCCAGGAGAACCGGGTCTCAGTGGTCCCAAGGGTAACCCAGGGTTGCCGGGCCCAAAAGGTGACCCTGGAATTAGAGGACGTCCTGGCCTCCCAGGCCCTGAGGGCCCAACAGGAGCTAAGGGAGTGCCTGGGCACAATGGTGAGGCTGGGCCAAGAGGTGCCCCTGGAACGCCAGGTACTAGAGGTCCCATCGGGCCACCAGGCATTCCAGGATTCCCTGGATCCAAAGGGGATCCAGGAACTCCGGGTCCTCCTGGTCCAGCTGGCATAGCAACTAAAGGTCTCAATggacccactgggccaccaggtcCAAGAGGGTACGCTGGAGAGCCTGGCCTCCCAGGGCCCCCAGGCCCCCCAGGCCCCCCAGGCCAAGCAGTCCTGCCAGAGGGCTTTGTGAAGGCAGGCCAGAGGCCTTTTGTTGGTGCCAACCAGGGAGTAACAGGAATGCCTGTGTCTGCTTTCACTGTTATTCTCTCCAAAGCTTACCCAACTATAGGTACTCCTATcccatttgataaaattttatataacagGCAACAGCATTATGACCCAAGAACTGGAATCTTTACCTGTACGATTCCAGGAATATATTACTTCTCCTACCACATGCATGTGAAAGGGACCCATGCTTGGGTGGGCCTGTATAAGAACGGCACCCCTGTAATGTACACCTATGATGAGTACATCAAAGGCTACCTAGATCAGGCTTCAGGGAGCGCCATAATCGATCTCACAGAAAACGACCAGGTGTGGCTCCAGCTGCCCAACGCAGAGTCGAATGGGCTGTACTCCTCTGGGTACGTCCACTCCTCCTTCTCAGGATTCCTAGTGGCTCCAATGTGA